One Cygnus atratus isolate AKBS03 ecotype Queensland, Australia chromosome 21, CAtr_DNAZoo_HiC_assembly, whole genome shotgun sequence genomic region harbors:
- the TNFRSF1B gene encoding tumor necrosis factor receptor superfamily member 1B isoform X2, which yields MGPRWLLLAALLRAAGGRDYSLPYTPQFAQCRDPSTEFYEESLNKCCSQCPPGQYKTESCSHSVDTKCSPCRPNTYTAIWNRSPQCFACSPPCRKGFVQNQTCTNSQDRICICPRNEYCISKIYQNCQICRVHKKCGKGYRVFKRGTDSTDTECKPCPPGTFSDEESYDTNCIPHTVCKSVAVPGNSMNDTVCHDSGRAAATVLPHTVVNVLPVRSSTSNKPDVVTRPVILNSVPDMSHIIGSVTGPLLLVLLITILGYCLISKKKALAYLPPTREADAPFSPSEKQCDKKIRNTGSQNSSSCQQEEQHLLETPGSSSSSLNNPTGSARVCVINNKNNEKKETERFPQQYSAAEGCKLHSGDRHNSASSVDIREDPDEYVGQAAHPH from the exons GATTATTCATTGCCTTATACGCCACAGTTTGCACAATGCAGAGACCCCAGCACTGAATTCTATGAAGAAAGTCTTAACAAGTGTTGCAGCCAGTGCCCTCCAG GTCAGTATAAGACAGAGAGCTGCAGTCACAGTGTGGACACAAAGTGCAGTCCTTGTAGACCTAACACATATACAGCCATCTGGAATCGGTCTCCTCAGTGCTTTGCTTGCTCACCACCCTGCAGGAAAG gatttgTACAGAATCAAACGTGCACTAATTCACAGGACAGAATCTGTATTTGCCCACGCAATGagtactgtatttcaaaaatataccAGAACTGCCAGATATGTAGAGTGCataaaaaatgtggaaaaggtTACCGAGTTTTCAAAAGAG gaaCAGATAGCACAGATACAGAATGTAAACCTTGTCCTCCTGGCACTTTTTCAGATGAGGAATCTTATGATACCAACTGTATACCACACACAGT tTGTAAATCAGTGGCTGTTCCAGGAAACAGCATGAATGACACTGTTTGCCATGACTCAGGAAGAGCAGCTGCCACAGTTCTACCTCACACTGTTGTAAACGTGCTCCCAGTCCGAAGTTCAACTTCCAACAAACCTGACGTAGTAACTCGGCCTGTCATACTAAACTCTGTACCCGACATGTCTCACATCATCG gatcAGTAACAGGGCCGTTGTTATTGGTCCTGTTAATCACTATTTTGGGATATTGCttaatctcaaaaaaaaa AGCCCTTGCATACTTGCCACCAACTAGAGAAGCAGATGCG cctttttccccttcagagAAGCAGTGTGACAAAAAGATAAGAAATACGGGATCGCAAAACTCCAGCAGCTGTCAACAGGAGGAGCAGCATCTCTTGGAAACTCCTGGGTCAAGTAGTAGCTCCCTGAATAATCCAACTGGGTCTGCAAGAGTCTGTGTAATAAATAAcaagaacaatgaaaagaaagaaacagaaagatttcCACAGCAATATTCAGCTGCAGAAGGTTGTAAGCTTCACAGTGGAGACAGACACAACTCTGCAAGTTCGG TGGATATTAGAGAAGATCCAGATGAATATGTGGGCCAGGCAGCTCACCCCCACTGA
- the TNFRSF1B gene encoding tumor necrosis factor receptor superfamily member 1B isoform X1 produces MGPRWLLLAALLRAAGGRDYSLPYTPQFAQCRDPSTEFYEESLNKCCSQCPPGQYKTESCSHSVDTKCSPCRPNTYTAIWNRSPQCFACSPPCRKGFVQNQTCTNSQDRICICPRNEYCISKIYQNCQICRVHKKCGKGYRVFKRGTDSTDTECKPCPPGTFSDEESYDTNCIPHTVCKSVAVPGNSMNDTVCHDSGRAAATVLPHTVVNVLPVRSSTSNKPDVVTRPVILNSVPDMSHIIGSVTGPLLLVLLITILGYCLISKKKALAYLPPTREADAPFSPSEKQCDKKIRNTGSQNSSSCQQEEQHLLETPGSSSSSLNNPTGSARVCVINNKNNEKKETERFPQQYSAAEGCKLHSGDRHNSASSEHSGNGGTQVNVTCIVKVCNPDCGSQFPEQTSSTSMDYGNVRYYSPTGEEIPLSKEENSLKKETEIHISVEAKDNLLQDLLPEEKKFPLGVQDVGMKTV; encoded by the exons GATTATTCATTGCCTTATACGCCACAGTTTGCACAATGCAGAGACCCCAGCACTGAATTCTATGAAGAAAGTCTTAACAAGTGTTGCAGCCAGTGCCCTCCAG GTCAGTATAAGACAGAGAGCTGCAGTCACAGTGTGGACACAAAGTGCAGTCCTTGTAGACCTAACACATATACAGCCATCTGGAATCGGTCTCCTCAGTGCTTTGCTTGCTCACCACCCTGCAGGAAAG gatttgTACAGAATCAAACGTGCACTAATTCACAGGACAGAATCTGTATTTGCCCACGCAATGagtactgtatttcaaaaatataccAGAACTGCCAGATATGTAGAGTGCataaaaaatgtggaaaaggtTACCGAGTTTTCAAAAGAG gaaCAGATAGCACAGATACAGAATGTAAACCTTGTCCTCCTGGCACTTTTTCAGATGAGGAATCTTATGATACCAACTGTATACCACACACAGT tTGTAAATCAGTGGCTGTTCCAGGAAACAGCATGAATGACACTGTTTGCCATGACTCAGGAAGAGCAGCTGCCACAGTTCTACCTCACACTGTTGTAAACGTGCTCCCAGTCCGAAGTTCAACTTCCAACAAACCTGACGTAGTAACTCGGCCTGTCATACTAAACTCTGTACCCGACATGTCTCACATCATCG gatcAGTAACAGGGCCGTTGTTATTGGTCCTGTTAATCACTATTTTGGGATATTGCttaatctcaaaaaaaaa AGCCCTTGCATACTTGCCACCAACTAGAGAAGCAGATGCG cctttttccccttcagagAAGCAGTGTGACAAAAAGATAAGAAATACGGGATCGCAAAACTCCAGCAGCTGTCAACAGGAGGAGCAGCATCTCTTGGAAACTCCTGGGTCAAGTAGTAGCTCCCTGAATAATCCAACTGGGTCTGCAAGAGTCTGTGTAATAAATAAcaagaacaatgaaaagaaagaaacagaaagatttcCACAGCAATATTCAGCTGCAGAAGGTTGTAAGCTTCACAGTGGAGACAGACACAACTCTGCAAGTTCGG AACACTCTGGTAATGGAGGAACACAGGTGAATGTGACTTGTATTGTTAAAGTATGTAATCCAGATTGTGGTTCCCAGTTCCCAGAACAGACTAGTTCAACTAGCATGGATTATGGAAATGTTCGTTATTATTCTCCAACAGGGGAAGAAATTCCcctttcaaaagaagaaaactccttgaaaaaagaaacagaaattcacaTCTCAGTGGAAGCCAAGGACAATTTACTTCAGGACTTACTTCCCGAAGAAAAGAAGTTTCCTCTGGGTGTTCAAGATGTGGGGATGAAAACTGTTTAA